The nucleotide window GCACATGATCTCATGATCGATACCCAAAAGCAGGAAGTCGCGAAGATCATCCATCGTTGGATGCATCAATAAATTAAGGAGCGAACAGATTTTTCTCTTGATCCAAGATTAACAATACTGCGCTTTACCTTGTAGCTTTTTCAGAATTGCCTGACCAGTCGGAGTAGTTGCCAATCCACCAAGCCCGGTACAACTCAATTCATGGGCCATCATATCACCTACTTCTTTCATGCTTTGAACGACCTCATCGTAGGGGATCAAATATTCATAATTGGCTAGTGCCATATTGGCACAGGACAGGGCATTAGAAGCAGCCATCACATTTTTTCCTAAACATGGCGCTTCTACACGATTGCCTATCGGATCGCAGACAATGCCTAGTGCGTTTTGAAGCGCCAGAGAAGCCGCAGCTACTGCTTGATGTAAAGAGCCATTCATCAGGCTAACCAAACCCGCAGCAGCCATGGAGCCACCTGCGCCAGTTTCTGCCTGACATCCGGCTACTTCTGCCGCAAACGTGGCATGTTCTGAAATGAAAACGCCCATGATCCCAGCGGCCAGAAGGGCTTTGGCCACTGCCTCTTCGGAGGCATTCTGGTGTTCGGCAGCTCCCAGGATAGCACCCGGCAAGGCACCGCACGAACCCGCAGTAGGTGCAGCCACAAAGACACCCATGGAACTCTTGACTTCCATCATGGCTGTGGTAAAAAGGACGATGGTGTTGAGCATGCCTCCATCGAGCAGTTGATTGGCTTCCATTTTATCTTTAAAACCTGGTGATTGCGCCGGCAAAATGCGATCTTCATAGGCCTTGCCTTTCAAACCTTCTGCTATTCCCGCTTGCATGATTTGAGCGATGTTACGCATTTGTTGAAAGACCTCTTCTTTAGTGGCATTGCCTCGTGCGCTTTCGTATTCTAATGCCAATTCCCATAATTCCAGGTTTTCACGTTCGCCTATTTCCAGCATTTCTTTGCAGGTGATGAAGGGAACTTTTAAGTCTTTTCGAGATAGGGTAGGGAGGACAGGTTTTAAATAACATACCTGATGTACATCCGTAAGCGCCTCAAAATACTGGACCTCAGCCGTTGAAAAGGGAATTGATTGCCTGATTTGCACAAAGGTCTTGTGTAGAAAGGGTTCTGATTGATCGTTATCCGGTATGGACTTCATCAATTGAGAAGGATTGGGACTGAATATCAGTAGTTCATGGAAATCTCCGCAGATACTGAGATTGGAACCGTCGATCTCCTGGATTTCCATCATGCCACCACCGGTGCTGATCGCGTTGATTTTGTGACTGATTTTGCTATTACTGATCCTGATCCGGTAATTGTTGGGATGCGTGGCACCGTAACTAACGTAATTAACCTGAATGTCAATTCCGGATTGTGCAACATGCCCCTGATAATGCATCATCCGAGGATCATCAGCTTGCCAGCCCATCAGCCCACCGTACAAGCCCATATCCGTGCCCTGGCTTTCGTGGGTTGTAACCAGTGACCCATTCGGATCATAATCAATTTCTACTCTAGTGATTTCCCCTGACATCAAGTCGTTGAGTAGGAGACCTATGCGGCAGGCTGCGGCACTGTGTGAGCTTGATGGGCCGCGCATAACTGGTCCGATCACATCATTGAAAATACTGGAAATGGCCATTGGAAAGGATATTGAACCTAATCAAAGCTACTTCATTTAGCGGTTTTGGTCAAAAGCAGCATTTTGTTAAAAAAGGTTGTAAAATGCATTCAAAGGGAAATGCTGCAAAATAATTCAGCCGCATGCACGTCTTTACAACAATTACAAACCGACAAAACATCCTTGAAAACCCTGATCAGCCTTACATTCATAACAATGCTGTCTTGTAGTACAGCACAAGATCATAACTCAGTAGACTTAACTGAAAAATATGCTAACGGATCTGGGATCTTACTTAACCCTGTTAAAGATCAGCAACTGAAAGATTTAGTACTTCTTGGAAAGGTCTGGGGTTTCTTAAAATACTACCACCCCGAAGTAGCAAAAGGTACGTTCAATTGGGATTATGAATTATTTCAGATCCTTTCAGCTTTTCAAGAGACGCAACAGAAGGACCACAATGCACTGTTAATAGCTTGGCTGGATAAACTGGGAGAGGTAACGAATTGTGCTACTTGTCGTGAACTCGATCCTGAGGCTTATCTCCATCCGGACCATTCATGGATCAATGAGTTGGATAATGAAGTTTCTAAAAGGTTGCAGGTGATATTGAAGTCTGAGCCACCATCAACCCATCATTATGTTAGTTTTCCATCAAGAGGCGGCAATCCAAACTTGACCAATGAGTTATCCTATGAACACATGCCCTATCCGGATGAAGGTTACCGACTATTAAGTCTCTTTCGTTACTGGAACATCATCGAATATTTTTCTCCTTATAAGTATTTAACGCATAAAAATTGGGATGATGTACTGGAGGAATACATCACTGTTTTTTTAGGAGCGAAAGATGAGCTGGCTTACGAACTATCGATCATGAAATTTATGACGGAAATTGGGGATAGTCACGGGTGGACCATTGAAGGCGATGAAAGATATGTAGAGTGGCTCGGACGATATGTGCCACCAATCCATGTCCGTTTTGTTGAAGGGCAATTAGTTGTGACGGATTTCTACAAAGACGAATTTAAAGCCACAATTGATTTGTCGTTAGGAACAGTAATCACTCACATCAATGGTCGTTTGGTGGCTGATATTGTTAAGGAAAAAATGCCTTATTATCCAGCATCCAATAAAGGAGCGCTGATGCGGGATATGGCCCCAGACATGTTGAAGTCAAATGATAAAGAGATCACCCTTACGATCAAGGAGGATTCTGGGAATTCACGCAAACTGAAGTTGCAGCTATTTGAAAAAGGAAAGTTCAAACGGTACGGATCTTACCCTCCTGTAGAAGGGCCATCTTATCGTTGGCTGGAGGATAGCATTGGTTATGTCACCTTGCAAAACATCACGGAGGATGATGTTTGGGAGCTTCGAAAAACATTCAAAGAAGCGAAGGGGATCATTGTGGATATTCGTAATTACCCCTCGACATATGTTGGATTTGATCTAGGCGCATTTTTCATTAAAAAGACAAGGACATTTTCCAAATTTACCAGTGGAAGCGTGTCGATTCCGGGACAGTTTACATTCACTGATCCAACTAAATTGTACTACACCACGCAACCTTATAAAAAAGGAAAAGTCGTGGTGTTAGTGAATGAATTTACTCAAAGCATGGCAGAGTATACTACCATGGCTTTCAAAGCAGGCCATAATACGACTATTATGGGGAATAATACAGCTGGAGCTGATGGAAATGTGTCCAAATTCTTTCTGCCCGGAGGGGTCAAATTACTGTATAGTGGTATCGGGGTTTACTACCCTGATGGAACACCAACTCAACGAATTGGTATAGTACCGGATATAGTAGTAAGGCCTACAATTCAGGGAATTCGGGAAGGAAGAGATGAAGAATTGGAAGCGGCTATTCAATTCCTTCAAAAAGAATAGCCGTTTATGCTAAAAACTACTTCGGTAATACTGCCTCGTTGTAGTTATGCTTGTCCTTGGTAAACTCCCGATAATAGTTATTGATCTTGATGTCCTGCTCCAATAAGTGAGCAATCAGGGCCGCTCGGATCCATACACCATTTTTCGCCTGCTTGAAGTAGATCGCACGTTCGTCCTTGTCAACTTCTGTCTCGATTTCCTCGTTTCGGGGGAATGGGTGCATGATCTTGGCGTAACGCTTCATTTTGTAAACCAGGTCCTCTGTAAGAAAAAACCTGCTCTTCAGTTCGTGCGTCAGGTAAGCGTTCATTTCATCGTCATTGTGCTCATTTTGGATCCGCGTCATGTAGAGGATATCCAATTTACCGACCACTTCTTCGCTCAGCTCATTTTTGATGTGAACTTTGATGCCTGCATTCCGCAGTTGTGAAGTCAAAGCGTCCGGCACACCCAGTTTCGGATGGTCAGGGCAAATGAAGTAGACCTCAACATTTTTGTAGTTGTTGGCTAGAATGGAAACCAGAGATCGAACCGTACGTCCGCGTCCTACATCTCCGCAAAATCCATAAACTTTGTTGTCTGGTCCGCCTTTCTTTTCTTCCAGCTCCGGGTACTTCTTGAGTAGACGATCATACTCATAAGTGCCTTTATTGGTCGGGTCGGCAAATTCGAAGCTTCGGTAGATGGTGTAAATGTCCAGCAACGCTTGTGTAGGGTGCTCATCTGCTCCTGAACCGGCATTGATGATTGGCACATTTTTGTTGTTGAAGGAATGAAGGTCGTTCATCAGGTAAGCACAGCACTCAGCGAGATTAGGGCGAACACTCCGCATGATCAGAATGTCGGCATAGCTGGTGTACATGCGAATAGAATCATAGATAGATTCTCCCTTGTACTCCGATGAAATACTGGTATCTCGAGTTTCCGAAATTTCCAGTCCGAGGATCTGACAGGCCTTTTCGAAAGACTTGAAAGTACGGGTAGAACTTTGCGTGAAATACAGCTCTGCTCCTTTGTTATCCAGCAATCCTTTCAGGAATTTACCGCCTTTTTCATCGCGCCGCAATACTTTGATCTGCTCGGCAAGATGGCACAAATGATCTAATGTTTCCCGGTCCAGCTGATCCGAGAAAATCATGTGATCCAGTGAATTGTTGGACTTAAAATCGTTGATTTTGACTTTTTTAGGTCTTTTCAAACGGTCGCTAAAGCGTTGGGTAAGGTCGTGACTCATATATGGACAAATTACGCAAAAGTAATACGGGCACTTTGTCTGGCTAGAAGGTTTGGTCAGATTTTTTCATCAAAAATTGAAAAGATTGATTCAGGCTAAAGTTTGGACAAGCAGATAGGTTAAGTAGCCGTACAAAATTATTTTACTTACAAATACGAAATTAAACGAAATATATTCCTTACATTTACGAAATAAATCAGAAAACGAAAAGATGAAAGGCACGAATCTGGGGGAATTTGAAGAGCTCGTTTTGCTGACAGTGGGCATCCTTTACGATAATGCCTATAGCGTAGCCATTCAAAAGGAATTGATCGAGCAAACCAAAAGGCACATCACCATCAGTTCCGTGCATGCGGCTGTCTATCGGTTGGAGGAAAAAGGACTGCTGGATTCGAGGATGGGAGAGCAGAGCCAGACCAGAGGAGGGAAGCGAAAGCGATTGTTTACCATCTCTAGGACTGGTAAAGTAGCCCTTGACAAGGCAAACGAATTGCGCAATAGCATGAGAAATCAAATTCCGGAAATCGCTTTTAAGAACCTCGGATGATGCCGCAGACCCCACCAAAGCTTCCATTGCATTTTTTGCGCTGGTTTTGCACCGAAGAACGATTGGAAGAGGTGGAGGGAGACTTGTTTGAGGTCTGGTGGGAACAACTCGAGGCTTCCAATCAATCAAAGGCCAACTGGCTTTACTGGTGGCTGGTATTTCGGAGTTTACGGCGCTTTGCTTTGAAAAGGAATAAAACTCAATATAAATCAGGCTTCATTATGTTCTTTATACATCATCTCAAGGTCACTAATCGGAATTTGAGGAAACACAAGGTTACTACAAGTATCAATGTGCTGGGACTGGCCATTGGAATCAGTGCATTTATCGCCATCATAAATGTGGTGAATTATGAACGCAGTTTTGATCATCACATACCTGACGGGGATCGTATCTATCGTATTCACACCCGGTTTACTGGTATCTTCAATGGTCAAAACCGAGGTGTTAGTACGGCATTGGTACCGTATCTCAGAGAAAATGAATCAGATTTTGAAACAATAACGGCTTTTTATACAAGACGATTTGAAGGAGCTCCTGCAGCTATTGATGGCCAATCCGTCGAAAAGTATGAAGGCATCAAATCGATATTTGCTGATTCGATGTTTTTCAAAGTTTTTAGGCAATATGAATGGCTTCATGGGGACCAGGAAACGGCCCTGGATGAACCATATCAAGTGGTTTTGACCCAAGAGCAAGCAAATAAATACTTTGGAGACAAGCCATTGGAGCAAGTAATAGGACAGCAAATGACTTATCAGGATTCCCTGACGACTACTGTTTCGGGAATTGTTAAACCATTTTTAGGGAACAGCGATTTTATCTTTACAGATGTTATCTCCATGTCTACCGCAAGAGTCTCATGGATCAAGGACAGCTATCAGATCGGTTGGAGTGGTACCAGTAGCAATTCCCAGGCCTGGGTGAAAATGCCGGAGCCAGTTACCGACCTGGACAGTGCACAGTTCCTAAAGGCTGCCAATGCGCATGTTGCCGAGTTAGAAAAGGATGAGTCCTATTATAAGCATTTCCATTTGCAGCCGCTCTCCGAACTTCATTTTTGGGGAGATATCGGAATCTTCGATTTCAGCGATCGCTCTCCCGCGGATAAACAGACCTTATTGATCCTTTCTTTGGTATCACTGGCAGTGCTGTTAATTGCGGTGTTCAACTTCATAAATCTCGAATCAGCGCAGGTTTCATCGAAATCAAGGGAGGCAGGAGTGAGGAAGGTGATCGGCGGCAACACTGGGCTGCTGTTGCAGCGTTTTTTAACAGAAAGTCTGGTGGTCACTTTTATGGCAGTTCTGCTGTCGATTCCGCTGGCATATTTTGGTTTGATCTATTTCGAAAACTTTCTGCCCAATCCCATTCCGTTGAACTGGGAAGACCCGTACTTCTGGTTACTGTTAGGAATCATCTTTTTGGTGGTGGGGATCCTTTCCGGTTTGTATCCGGCCATTTTACTTTCGTCGGTGAAAACGTCTAATGCTTTAAAAGCTTCATCCTACAATGCTCAGGGTAAACATGGTCTCCCATTCTTTCGGCGCATGTTCATTTCCTTTCAGTTTGCATTTTCGCAGCTACTCCTCATCTGCACCATTGCAGCTTCCTTGCAGTTGAGTTTTATGTTGAAGAAAGACATGGGTTTCGAACAAGAAGATATTTTGTTTTTAGAGACACCATGGGGAGAGCCTAAGAACAAACAGGAAATCCTGATCAATTACCTGGAGTCTGATGCTAAGATTGCGCAAGTACAGTTTCAAGAGGGACCACCGGCAGGAGGGGGAGGTTATAGCACCGACATACTGACCTACGTTACTGACGAAGCAAAGTATGAAATAGAAGTGGAACGGAAAGCAGCAGCTCCTGGCTATCTGGATTTTTATGGAATCCCATTGCTGGCCGGAGAGCTCTGGACATCTGAAGACCGTGAAGATCAATTGGTGGTTAGTGAGGCATTTGTGAGGAAAATGGGTTTGAAGCACCCGGCAGATGCGGTAGGCGAGTCACTGAAAGGCTGGCAAGATAAGTCTTTTACTATCGTAGGCGTCATGCAGGATTTCCATACACGTTCCTTACGCACCGAAATCCTGCCTGTCATGTACGTGCCACTTAATGGCTGGGAAAGTTCTGTTGCCATGAAGATTAAAACCAGTGAAATGAAGGAGGCAATAGAACAAATCTCAAGTCATTGGTCAAAAGTATACCCTGATGACCCAGCAGAAGTCAAATTTCTTGATGAAAGCATCGGAAAGTACTATGAAGCTGAACAACAAACCTCCAGACTGTCGGGATTCACAACAATTATTGCCATTCTTATTTCTAGTTTGGGACTTTTCGGTTTGGTCTCGTTGACGATTGTTCATCGGACCAAAGAAGTGGGCATCAGGAAAGTATTAGGTGCTTCAGTGCTGCAAATTGGCATTTTGATCACCAGCGAATTTTTGATCATGACCTTGATCGCATTTTGTTTGGCTGTACCGGTAGCATATTACGCCATCGATTATTGGATGGATTCTTTTGCTTACCGGATTGATATCTCCTGGTGGGTTTATGCCGTAGGAGGGATTGCCTCACTAATCGTCGCCCTAATCGCCATCAGTTCCAAGGTCTATCGGTCTACTCAGACCAATCCCGTGGAAGCCTTGCGATATGAGTAGAGTGTTTTTCAGTTTAGGTCGATTGCTCTAGAAACAATTTTTATCCATAAATGCGACAAATGATCGTCCGAACTGTAACAAAAACGGACACTTTTACGTCTTTTATTTTATTTTAAAAACCTGAAAATCAATACTTTGTGTTTGATGGCATGTCTTGTGCGGTATTAGACATTGCAGCCTTAAATTGAGCGCATTAAATTGAGGAAATTTTTCATATATGATCAAGCTGGTTAATCTCGACAAGTATGTCGATTCAAAGTACCAAAGGGTATTTATTCTTAAAAATATCAATCTGGAAATCAAGGAAGGAGAGTTCGTAAGTATCATGGGCCCCAGTGGTTCAGGTAAGTCAACTTTACTGAATTTGATCGGTATGCTCGACCGACCCTCGGCCGGAGAATATTACTTTTTGGATGAGCCAGTACATAAATTCAATGAAAGGAAAACCTCCAAGATCCATAAGGAGCATATTGGTTTCATTTTCCAGGCTTATCACCTGATCGATGAACTCAATGTTTATGAGAACATTGAAACGCCATTGTTGTACCGTGGTGTCAAGAAAAAGGAACGTGCCAGCATGGTGGCGGAAATGCTTGATCGTTTTCAGATGGTGGCGAAAAAAGACCTGTTTCCTGAACAGTTGTCCGGAGGTCAGCAACAGCTGGTAGGTATAGCTCGCGCAATCATTGGTAAACCCAAGCTTCTCCTGGCAGATGAGCCCACTGGAAACCTACATTCGGAGCAAGGAGAAGAGATCATGAGAATCTTCACCGAGCTGAATAAAGAAGGTATGTCCATCATTCAGGTAACGCACTCCGAAAAGAATGCAGAGTTCGGGTCCAGAACCATCAGACTAGAGGATGGAACGGTAACGAGTTAAACCAGATTGGTCAGAGGAAGCCTTGAGAAGAGGCTTCTTCCTTAATTTGCTCTGCGGCATCACCAAGGTAGCGATCTATGACCCAATGTGCCAAATAGATCAGTGGCGTGATACTCAAGGCGACGACAAACTTGTAGATGTAGTTAGAAGTTCCTACTGACAAGACTTGTCCCACCGACCAACTGGTACCGCTTGGAGCCAGAAAGTAAAAGGCAAGGAACAAAACTACAAAGCTGTCCACCAGCTGCGAGATAAGTGTAGATCCTGTGGCTCTGAGCCATATCATTTTGCCATTGGCCAGTTTCCTTAGTTTTTGAAAGACCAATACATCCAACAATTGACCCACCATAAAAGCGACTAATGATCCGACAATGATCCGATTGCTTTGTATGAAAATCTTGTTAAAGGCAAAATTGACATTGAACGGGTTTCCTGCATCATCCGTTGCATTCACATTGAGCCAGAATTCAGCAGGGCTCAGGCCTGATACAATCCAGATCACGAAGAAGGAATACGTGATCATACCTACTGCTAACAAGGACATCTTTCTGACACCTCGTTTGCCAAAATATTCGTTGGCAATGTCGGTGAAGATGAAAACAACTGGCCAGATCACGACCCCCGCAGTAAGGTTGAAACTAGGATAAAACCCAAAAATATTGATGGTATTGGGTGTTAAGCCCACGGTTTCTTCAAAAGAGAAGATCTTATTGCCAATCATTTCTGCGAGCACCGCATTGGTCAGAAAGATTGCAGTAAGGATGATGAATAAGTTCTGTTTTTTCTTTTCGACGTTATTGCTCATCAATTTCAAAGATATGACCTTCAGCAGCGATTTCCGTCTTTTCAAAGACTTCCAGGGCTTCTTTCAAAACCGGTTCCAGATTTCTGTAACGCGTAGAAAAATGTCCGATCAACAATCGCCCTACCTGGGCATCTTTAGCCAAAGTAGCTGCTTGTCTTGCCGTAGAATGATAGGTGTTTTTGGCCCTTTCTTCCATTTCGCTGGTGAAGGTGGCCTCATGATACAACATGTCTACTCCCTGAATGTTTGTGATCAATTCCGGTTTGTAGCGGGTGTCCGAACAAAAAGCGTAGCTCAATGCTCGTAGCGGATCTAGCGTCACGTCTTCGTTTTTGTGAAGAATATTACCTGCTTCGTCCGTCAGGTCCTCTCCGCATTTAAGCTTGTAGATTTCCGAAGGTGGAAGTTTATCCGGAAGTCTGGTCTTGTCGATGCGACGTTTTTTTGGCTTTTCCTGAAACAGATAACCTGAACAGGGAACCCTGTGCTCCAGAGGAATGGTCGTGATCGTGAACTTAGGGTGGTCTACAACCAGTCGGGTTTCGCCCGGTTCCCACTCGGTAAAGTTGATTTTGAAGTTCAGTGAAGTCTCTGAATACTTCAATTGTAGGCTGATCACATCTGACAATCCGGGAGGTCCTATAAGCATCAGGTCCTTCTTTCGCCCAAAAAGATGCAATGTAGACAACAACCCAATGAGTCCATAATAGTGATCTCCGTGAAGATGACTGATCACGATGATGTTGATCTTGGAGATCTTCACCTGATGTTTACGCATCAGCAGTTGCGTGCCTTCTCCACAATCGATCAAGACATACTGGTCCTGTATTTTAAGGACTTGAGAAGTTTGATGTCTACCGTGAGCGAAGGCGGCCGAATTCGAGCCGAGTATTTGTAGTGCGATCGACAAGTCTTATTCTGCCGATTCGTCGTTGAATCCTTTTTCCAGTGCGTTCATGAATACCATATCTACCGCTTCTTCCTGGGTAGGGGTGATTTCCATTACCTTATGTAATTGGCTGATTTTGATCAATTTCAATACATGCTCCTGTACCTCACAAAGTACAAAAGAACCTTTATTGCCGAAGAGTCGGTTGGCCACCAGCAAAGCACTCAATCCTGAAGAATCTGAATACTTGACATTACCCAGGTTGATGATCAAGTTCTCTACACCGTCTGACTCTAATTTCACCAACTCGGATTTTACCTCAGGTGCGATGGTTGTATCCAGTTTCTCCTCATCCAGTTTTATGATGGTGTATTTGTCTTGTCTATCTACTGAAAATTTCATTTTGTTTGATTTAAGGCTTCTTTGTCGCGAATCAGAGATCTTCCTGAATCGCTTTTAAGATGTTATTTTCTATACGTGTGCTGATGTCTTCTTGTGGTGCTTTTTCGAATTTTCTTCCTGTGATTTTTTCGAAGAGCTCAATATAACGTGCTGATACGGAGTTTACAAACGGATCATCCATCGTTGGCATCGTCTGTCCTTCTTTCCCTTGAAAACCATGCTCCATCAACCATTCCCGAACAAACTCTTTCGATAACTGTCTCTGCGGTTGATTCTTATCTAATAGTTCCTGATAGGAGTCCGCATAAAAGTACCTGGAGGAATCAGGCGTATGGATCTCATCGATCAAATAGATTTGGCCATCATAAAGACCAAATTCATACTTGGTGTCAACCAGGATCAATCCCTTCTTTTGGGCTTCTTCCGTACCCCTGGTAAATAGCTCACGGGTATAACGCTCCAACTGGAAATATAATTCCTCATTAACTAAGCCCTGAGAAAGAATGACTTCCCGGGAGATGTCTTCATCATGTCCCTCATGGGCCTTGGTGGTCGGTGTAATTAGGGGTACCGGAAAACGATCATTTTCTTTCATGCCTTGGGGCATATCCACTCCGCAAATTTTCCTTTTGCCTGCCTTATACTCTCTCCATGCGTGGCCTGCGAGATAACCTCTGATGACCATTTCTACAGGAAAGGGCTCACATTTCAAGCCATAAGTCACGTTTGGATCGGGGATGGACAATACCCAATTCGGGACGATATCCTTTGTGTTTGTCAGAAAGTGACCAGCAATTTGGTTCAGTACCTGACCTTTGAATGGAATAGGGCGTGGCAAAACCACATCAAAAGCAGAAATGCGATCCGTGGCCACCATGGCCACGTGCTTACCAAAGCTGTAGACTTCACGAACTTTGCCTGTGTACTTGTCTGTCTGGCCAGGGAATTGAAATGTGGTTGAAGCGATTCCGTTTTCCATCGGCGGCAAAGATAGAGGTCTTCCGCAAATGGCAATGCGCTATTTTTTTAAGAACACTTAAATCCTCATTTCTCTCCAAGCGCTGCGATTTTAAATTTTTCGTTTTCGGAAGGCTCATGTTCCTTTTCCATGATCTCCAAGATGCTCGCCACGACATCTGGGTGGTCAGCAGCCACATCTTGTTGTTCCTTTTCGTCTTCTCGTAGATCATATAGAGCAATATTGAGATTACCGTCCTGCATGTTTTTGCGAATGCCTTTCCAATGGTCCATTCTTACCGCTTGTTGCCCTTTGTAACTTGGGAATTCCCAATACAAATAGTCATGTTTCGGTTGTGACTTATTGAATAGGGTTGGAGCGAAGCTTATCCCATCCACCTGTGCAGTGATCTTGCTGCCTGTCAATTTACAAATTGTAGGCAAGAGATCATAAAAGGAAGAAATGTGCTGGTTCTCTGCACCTGCAGCGATCTGATCTGGCCAATTGACGATCAAAGGTACGCGAATGCCTCCTTCGTGGACGAAGCCTTTGGTATAGCCATATCCATTGGTGAAGGGTTTGGAACTTTCGAAGAAATCAAAATCTACTCCTCCCGTGTAAGTAGGACCATTGTCACTGGTAAGGAAAATGACGGTGTTTTTATCGTTGCCATTAGCTTTCAGTTTTGCTACCATCTCCCCCAATTGATGATCGAGATAACTGATCATGGCGGCGTAAGTGGCCCTAGGGTATCGATTAGGAAAATAACCCCGATCTCCGAGGTAGGGATCTTCTTCCCCGAATTCCTTTCGATATCGGTCTACCCATGCTACAGGAGCTTGTAAGGGCAAGTGGGGCAGTGGAGAGGCGTAATAGAGAAAGAAGGGATCCTCTTTGTGATCATCAAGAAAGGCCATTGCCTGCTCGTGAATTTTTTCAGGAGCATAATCGGGTTGCGCATATCTGGCATAGCTTGCCTCATCCAGTGGGTCGGCCAGGGAATCCAGCGGGGTGCGTGGAGGAATCACTTCATTATTTAACAAATCTTTTTTGTCATTATGCCATAGGTGTGGGGGATATAGGTTGTGTGCCTGTCGCTGGCAGTTGTACCCATAGAAGGTATCGAATCCTTGTAGGTTAGGCGCACCTTCCGTGTTAGGAGCCCCAAGTCCCCATTTTCCAAATAGGCCGGTTGTATAGCCATTTTGTTGAAGTAATTTGGCAAGTGTAACCGTATTTGCTGGTATCGGGCGCTGACCTTCAAGTGTTGGATCAGCAGAGGCTTTTCGGTAGTCCCAGACTGGGCCTCTTTCCGCCCATTCATCATTTCCCCGAATAAATGCATGGCCACTGTGTAGTCCAGTCAACAGCATGTAGCGGGCAGGGGCGCAAACGGGAGCCGCTGAATAATGATTGGTGAAAAGCATACCACTGCTCGCAAGTGCGTCGATGTGTGGCGTTTTGATTTTGTTCTGTCCCAGAATGCCGATCTCTCCATATCCCAAATCATCTGCCAGGAAAATGATGACATTGGGGGGTTGCTCAGTGTGCTTGGGTGATGAACAAGTGAAGAAAATAAAGGATAAGAAAAGTACGGAAAGAGCCCTCATATTCGGTGATTTCCGAACAAGATAGTAGAAGTGTTCTTCTCTCCAAAAAATAAGATAGAGTAGAGGTAGGTAGCAAAAAAACACCGAACGGCAAAATGCGCATCCGGTGCTTTATCGATTATGATTAAAAAAAGAATCTTTAATTCGCTTCCTGGAAGTATCGGATATAATCCACAATCATC belongs to Cytophagales bacterium and includes:
- a CDS encoding ABC transporter ATP-binding protein yields the protein MIKLVNLDKYVDSKYQRVFILKNINLEIKEGEFVSIMGPSGSGKSTLLNLIGMLDRPSAGEYYFLDEPVHKFNERKTSKIHKEHIGFIFQAYHLIDELNVYENIETPLLYRGVKKKERASMVAEMLDRFQMVAKKDLFPEQLSGGQQQLVGIARAIIGKPKLLLADEPTGNLHSEQGEEIMRIFTELNKEGMSIIQVTHSEKNAEFGSRTIRLEDGTVTS
- a CDS encoding queuosine precursor transporter, with amino-acid sequence MSNNVEKKKQNLFIILTAIFLTNAVLAEMIGNKIFSFEETVGLTPNTINIFGFYPSFNLTAGVVIWPVVFIFTDIANEYFGKRGVRKMSLLAVGMITYSFFVIWIVSGLSPAEFWLNVNATDDAGNPFNVNFAFNKIFIQSNRIIVGSLVAFMVGQLLDVLVFQKLRKLANGKMIWLRATGSTLISQLVDSFVVLFLAFYFLAPSGTSWSVGQVLSVGTSNYIYKFVVALSITPLIYLAHWVIDRYLGDAAEQIKEEASSQGFL
- a CDS encoding ribonuclease Z, with the translated sequence MSIALQILGSNSAAFAHGRHQTSQVLKIQDQYVLIDCGEGTQLLMRKHQVKISKINIIVISHLHGDHYYGLIGLLSTLHLFGRKKDLMLIGPPGLSDVISLQLKYSETSLNFKINFTEWEPGETRLVVDHPKFTITTIPLEHRVPCSGYLFQEKPKKRRIDKTRLPDKLPPSEIYKLKCGEDLTDEAGNILHKNEDVTLDPLRALSYAFCSDTRYKPELITNIQGVDMLYHEATFTSEMEERAKNTYHSTARQAATLAKDAQVGRLLIGHFSTRYRNLEPVLKEALEVFEKTEIAAEGHIFEIDEQ
- a CDS encoding STAS domain-containing protein; amino-acid sequence: MKFSVDRQDKYTIIKLDEEKLDTTIAPEVKSELVKLESDGVENLIINLGNVKYSDSSGLSALLVANRLFGNKGSFVLCEVQEHVLKLIKISQLHKVMEITPTQEEAVDMVFMNALEKGFNDESAE
- a CDS encoding phosphoribosylaminoimidazolesuccinocarboxamide synthase, producing MENGIASTTFQFPGQTDKYTGKVREVYSFGKHVAMVATDRISAFDVVLPRPIPFKGQVLNQIAGHFLTNTKDIVPNWVLSIPDPNVTYGLKCEPFPVEMVIRGYLAGHAWREYKAGKRKICGVDMPQGMKENDRFPVPLITPTTKAHEGHDEDISREVILSQGLVNEELYFQLERYTRELFTRGTEEAQKKGLILVDTKYEFGLYDGQIYLIDEIHTPDSSRYFYADSYQELLDKNQPQRQLSKEFVREWLMEHGFQGKEGQTMPTMDDPFVNSVSARYIELFEKITGRKFEKAPQEDISTRIENNILKAIQEDL
- a CDS encoding arylsulfatase, translating into MRALSVLFLSFIFFTCSSPKHTEQPPNVIIFLADDLGYGEIGILGQNKIKTPHIDALASSGMLFTNHYSAAPVCAPARYMLLTGLHSGHAFIRGNDEWAERGPVWDYRKASADPTLEGQRPIPANTVTLAKLLQQNGYTTGLFGKWGLGAPNTEGAPNLQGFDTFYGYNCQRQAHNLYPPHLWHNDKKDLLNNEVIPPRTPLDSLADPLDEASYARYAQPDYAPEKIHEQAMAFLDDHKEDPFFLYYASPLPHLPLQAPVAWVDRYRKEFGEEDPYLGDRGYFPNRYPRATYAAMISYLDHQLGEMVAKLKANGNDKNTVIFLTSDNGPTYTGGVDFDFFESSKPFTNGYGYTKGFVHEGGIRVPLIVNWPDQIAAGAENQHISSFYDLLPTICKLTGSKITAQVDGISFAPTLFNKSQPKHDYLYWEFPSYKGQQAVRMDHWKGIRKNMQDGNLNIALYDLREDEKEQQDVAADHPDVVASILEIMEKEHEPSENEKFKIAALGEK